A DNA window from Mucilaginibacter xinganensis contains the following coding sequences:
- a CDS encoding DUF4142 domain-containing protein encodes MKNLICLLSGIMVLLCLHACRENKKGRNFNQAQDDRDGVTFIKNSIEGGMMEIKASGMVITNSNNQKVISLAKMMIDDHTKLGDELKQLEKEKKISETDTLSNSHQQMIRDLSKKSGKAFDKMYLQMMVADHEQAVKLFTSAAGNSDSAIKKIAAGNLSTIKMHLDSANAICVGLK; translated from the coding sequence ATGAAGAATTTAATTTGCCTGTTGTCCGGGATAATGGTTTTGCTTTGTTTACACGCATGCCGGGAGAATAAAAAGGGACGGAATTTTAATCAGGCACAAGATGACCGCGATGGAGTTACGTTTATAAAAAACAGTATTGAAGGGGGAATGATGGAGATAAAGGCATCGGGCATGGTTATCACCAATTCAAATAATCAGAAAGTTATCAGCCTTGCAAAAATGATGATTGATGATCATACCAAATTGGGTGATGAACTTAAACAACTTGAAAAGGAGAAGAAAATAAGCGAAACCGATACGCTGAGCAACTCCCATCAGCAAATGATAAGGGATCTTTCAAAAAAATCAGGAAAAGCATTTGATAAAATGTACCTGCAAATGATGGTAGCCGACCATGAACAGGCCGTAAAATTATTTACCAGTGCAGCCGGCAACTCAGATAGCGCAATCAAAAAAATAGCTGCGGGAAATTTATCTACAATAAAAATGCACCTGGATTCAGCAAATGCTATTTGTGTGGGTTTAAAATAG
- a CDS encoding DUF763 domain-containing protein — protein sequence MKRSGSADLPLHYGHVPVWLSERMAKLGLAVIENIVLDYGKDEVLRRLSDPFWFQSLGTVMGMDWHSSGITTSVLGALKRSVNPHSKELGIYICGGKGNNSRKTPDELMRISEATGLDGNHLVTCSKLSAKVDNTAIQDGFQLYTHNFILSSSGKWAVIQQGMSAESKTARRYHWHSEQLTSFVEDPHTFIYGQNTGSILNLADKQAESSRNGIMQIAAERPDTMIREISKLIMPAHHDVRAKDVDLKRLGAVLWLAHEKQPNDFEGLLQLQGLGPRTLQSLALVSEVIHGTPSRFNDPARYSFAHGGKDGHPFPVPLKIYDETINILQTAISRAKLGMNEKNEAIKRLTQVTQRAEKDFIPNANFDKVIEQERNNSWKYGGRTVFGKAKAPAQQQLNLF from the coding sequence ATGAAGCGTTCAGGAAGTGCGGATCTGCCTTTACATTATGGTCATGTACCTGTTTGGCTTTCCGAAAGGATGGCAAAACTCGGCCTTGCTGTAATTGAAAATATTGTACTTGATTACGGAAAAGATGAAGTGCTGCGCCGTTTAAGTGATCCGTTTTGGTTTCAAAGCCTCGGTACGGTAATGGGTATGGATTGGCATTCGTCCGGCATTACAACGTCGGTGTTAGGGGCACTAAAACGCTCAGTAAACCCGCACAGTAAAGAGCTGGGCATTTACATCTGCGGCGGTAAAGGCAATAATTCCCGCAAAACCCCTGATGAACTGATGAGGATCAGTGAAGCAACCGGACTTGATGGCAATCACCTGGTTACGTGTAGTAAGCTAAGCGCCAAAGTTGACAATACTGCTATACAGGATGGTTTTCAGTTATATACTCATAATTTTATTTTAAGCAGCAGCGGCAAATGGGCCGTTATTCAACAGGGAATGAGTGCCGAAAGCAAAACAGCCCGGCGTTACCACTGGCACTCTGAACAACTAACTTCTTTTGTGGAAGATCCGCACACGTTTATTTACGGTCAAAACACCGGCAGTATTTTAAACCTAGCAGACAAGCAGGCTGAAAGTTCCAGGAACGGAATTATGCAGATTGCCGCGGAGCGCCCCGACACTATGATCAGGGAAATCAGCAAACTAATTATGCCTGCCCACCACGATGTACGAGCCAAAGATGTAGATTTGAAAAGACTTGGCGCAGTTTTATGGCTTGCGCACGAAAAACAACCTAATGATTTTGAGGGCTTGCTACAGTTACAGGGCCTGGGCCCGCGTACCCTGCAGTCGCTTGCGTTGGTAAGCGAAGTTATTCATGGAACACCTTCGCGGTTTAATGATCCTGCAAGATATTCATTTGCCCATGGTGGTAAAGACGGGCATCCCTTTCCTGTTCCTCTCAAAATTTATGATGAAACCATTAACATTCTTCAAACAGCAATTTCCCGGGCCAAATTGGGCATGAACGAAAAAAATGAAGCCATAAAGCGTTTAACGCAAGTGACCCAACGCGCCGAAAAAGACTTTATACCCAATGCCAATTTTGATAAAGTTATTGAACAGGAAAGAAACAACTCATGGAAATACGGTGGCCGCACTGTTTTTGGTAAAGCAAAAGCACCTGCGCAGCAGCAACTTAATTTATTTTAA
- the tmk gene encoding dTMP kinase — MKKNFFIAFEGIDGSGKSTQVKLLKEKLEAAGLKVYTTCEPTDSPMGKMIRDIFNHRIEADHRTIAALFVADRLDHLLNKTNGILKMLEEGYTVITDRYYLSSYAYQSPYMDLNWVIQANSLSAGLLRPDLNIYIDISPEVSIERINKGRSSIELYETLDNLKNVRTKYLEIFELLKEEEKILVVDGNKNPGEIATGIWNKVSSRFLETSDNS; from the coding sequence ATGAAGAAGAACTTTTTTATTGCATTTGAGGGTATTGATGGGAGCGGCAAAAGCACCCAGGTGAAGCTACTGAAAGAAAAATTGGAAGCCGCCGGATTGAAAGTATATACTACCTGCGAGCCGACTGACAGCCCTATGGGCAAGATGATAAGGGATATATTTAACCACAGAATTGAGGCAGACCACAGAACGATAGCGGCTTTGTTTGTTGCCGATAGATTAGATCACTTACTCAATAAAACCAATGGGATACTAAAGATGCTGGAAGAAGGATATACTGTTATAACAGACAGGTACTATCTCTCGTCATACGCATATCAAAGCCCTTATATGGATTTGAACTGGGTTATCCAGGCTAACTCATTAAGTGCAGGATTGCTTAGGCCTGACCTCAATATTTATATCGATATTTCTCCCGAGGTAAGCATTGAGCGCATTAACAAAGGAAGAAGCTCCATTGAGCTTTATGAAACCCTTGATAACTTAAAGAACGTACGTACTAAATATTTGGAGATTTTTGAATTGCTGAAAGAGGAGGAGAAGATTTTGGTGGTTGACGGCAACAAAAATCCCGGTGAAATAGCCACCGGGATCTGGAATAAAGTATCAAGCCGGTTTTTAGAAACCAGTGATAATAGTTAA
- a CDS encoding DUF4268 domain-containing protein has product MYSKDEVSQLKQQFWTAFGQYIAPQLSAEGLRVNWINYKTGLKHVYFKMQADKRSAVIAIELTHPDPGIQELFFEQFKEFKNIMHAALEEPWTWELHAQDEYGKTISRIYKQIDGVSIFNKSDWPSLISFFKPRIIALDEFWNDVKYGFDALK; this is encoded by the coding sequence TTGTATAGTAAAGACGAAGTATCACAGCTGAAGCAGCAATTTTGGACAGCCTTTGGTCAATACATTGCACCACAGCTTTCTGCCGAAGGATTGAGGGTGAACTGGATAAATTACAAGACCGGGTTAAAGCATGTATATTTTAAAATGCAGGCTGATAAACGTTCTGCCGTTATTGCCATTGAACTTACTCACCCCGACCCTGGCATACAGGAGTTGTTTTTTGAGCAGTTTAAAGAATTTAAAAATATAATGCATGCTGCACTTGAAGAACCCTGGACTTGGGAACTGCATGCACAGGATGAATATGGTAAAACCATTAGCAGGATTTATAAACAAATAGACGGCGTGAGCATCTTCAATAAAAGCGACTGGCCTTCACTGATCTCTTTTTTTAAACCCCGCATCATTGCGCTTGATGAATTCTGGAACGATGTAAAATACGGATTTGATGCTTTGAAGTAA
- a CDS encoding phosphoenolpyruvate carboxylase produces the protein MPSTLKLSQRETAFNNEVVTRFELYNSLFQTLPFYQVKDTGILLPFFSSHCEKEANNQLSPSAIIESFFKKYVPDIDHREQINRMFRFIQYIERQVVLFDAIEDSSFTKLGREDETGTMQSLLQTASVSEQQRINIGKKLDDFSLRLVLTAHPTQFYPGSVLGIMTDLIEALKTNDINTIDVLLQQLGKTPFFNKTSPTPFDEAVSLAWFLENIFYHALSGIQSKLDDEFELDINRNNQLLELGFWPGGDRDGNPNVTTEITGAVAIFLRQRVFRAYYRDFRVLKRRITFRGVEKSMATLEKLIYDNAYSKQEPKNVQPEILALLKSIKQTLIADHDSLFVKVVDDLIRKVSLFGCYFATLDIRQDSRVLRNVFKFVTDNVPAETGIVKGYQEMEESEKLKNITFTQTDYPCPHDAEKLIADTLNTIRLMKKIQHTNGEKACQRFIISNCQQASDILQLIDLFLWSGWDKDNLSVDFMPLFETVNDLTHAAGVMESLYTHPFYKEHLKKRGKLQSIMLGFSDSTKDGGYLMANWSIYKAKVELTAMARKYGIALAFFDGRGGPPARGGGKTHRFYASMGEEIANEHIQLTIQGQTVSSQYGSIETARFNMEQLINAGVISALRPNSNDLLGTRQKELIATMADESYKLFIALRQHPLFVEYLETFSPLKLLSHINISSRPTKRNTDASLKLEDLRAISFVTSWSQLKQSIPGFYGVGTALNKMKNSGNWDEIKELYNKSGFFKTMVDNCTMSMSKSDFRVTAYLENDERFGPFWKMLKDEFELTKAMLLELTGSDVLMQEYPVERRSIAIRERIVLPLVIIQHYALQCLNDCNDEELIKIYNKLVIRTVYGIVNAGRNLA, from the coding sequence ATGCCATCTACGTTAAAACTCAGTCAAAGAGAAACAGCTTTTAACAACGAAGTTGTAACCCGTTTTGAGTTATATAACAGTTTGTTTCAAACCCTGCCTTTTTACCAGGTAAAAGATACGGGTATTTTATTGCCTTTTTTTAGTTCGCACTGTGAAAAGGAAGCCAACAATCAGTTATCTCCATCTGCAATTATCGAGTCGTTTTTTAAGAAATATGTACCGGATATTGATCACCGCGAACAGATAAACCGAATGTTCCGGTTTATCCAGTACATTGAGCGCCAGGTAGTTTTGTTTGATGCTATTGAAGACTCGTCGTTTACCAAATTAGGCCGGGAAGATGAGACCGGCACTATGCAAAGCCTGCTGCAAACAGCGTCAGTGAGTGAGCAACAGCGTATAAATATTGGTAAAAAGCTGGATGATTTTTCGTTGAGGCTGGTTCTGACTGCTCATCCCACTCAATTTTATCCGGGTTCAGTCCTTGGCATTATGACTGACTTGATTGAAGCGCTAAAAACCAATGATATTAATACAATTGACGTATTGTTACAACAGCTTGGTAAAACGCCGTTCTTTAATAAAACTTCGCCAACACCTTTTGATGAGGCTGTAAGCCTTGCCTGGTTTCTTGAGAATATATTTTATCATGCACTTTCAGGTATTCAATCAAAATTGGACGATGAATTTGAACTGGATATCAACAGGAATAACCAACTTTTAGAATTAGGTTTTTGGCCGGGAGGCGATAGGGACGGTAACCCGAATGTAACAACTGAAATTACCGGGGCTGTTGCGATTTTTTTAAGGCAGCGCGTGTTTAGGGCCTACTATCGCGACTTTCGGGTTTTAAAACGCAGGATAACTTTCAGGGGCGTTGAAAAATCAATGGCCACACTGGAGAAACTGATTTATGACAATGCTTACAGCAAACAAGAGCCTAAAAACGTTCAACCGGAGATATTGGCACTGCTTAAGTCAATCAAACAAACATTAATCGCCGACCATGATAGTCTTTTTGTAAAGGTTGTAGATGACCTGATCAGGAAAGTGAGTTTGTTCGGCTGTTATTTTGCAACGCTGGATATAAGGCAGGATAGCAGGGTATTGCGCAACGTATTTAAATTTGTTACCGATAACGTGCCGGCTGAAACGGGGATTGTGAAAGGTTACCAAGAAATGGAGGAGAGCGAAAAACTTAAAAACATAACATTTACACAAACAGATTATCCTTGCCCCCATGATGCCGAAAAACTAATTGCCGATACCCTGAACACGATAAGGCTGATGAAAAAGATTCAGCATACCAATGGCGAAAAAGCTTGCCAGCGTTTTATAATCAGCAACTGCCAGCAAGCGTCGGATATATTGCAGCTGATTGACCTGTTTTTATGGAGCGGATGGGATAAGGATAACCTGAGTGTTGATTTTATGCCGTTGTTTGAGACGGTTAACGACTTAACCCACGCAGCGGGAGTTATGGAAAGCCTGTACACGCACCCGTTTTATAAAGAACATTTAAAAAAACGCGGAAAACTGCAGTCAATTATGCTGGGCTTTTCAGACAGCACAAAGGATGGCGGTTATTTAATGGCCAACTGGTCGATATATAAAGCTAAAGTCGAGCTAACCGCTATGGCGCGCAAATATGGCATTGCCCTGGCGTTTTTTGACGGCAGGGGAGGCCCGCCGGCACGTGGCGGTGGTAAAACACACCGTTTTTATGCTTCGATGGGCGAAGAGATTGCCAACGAACACATCCAGTTAACGATACAGGGACAAACTGTTAGCTCGCAATATGGCTCAATTGAAACAGCTCGTTTCAATATGGAGCAACTAATTAATGCTGGTGTAATATCAGCATTGCGGCCAAATAGTAATGATTTATTGGGTACGAGACAAAAAGAGCTGATCGCCACAATGGCAGATGAAAGCTATAAGCTATTTATAGCGCTACGCCAGCACCCGTTATTTGTTGAATACCTGGAAACATTCAGCCCTTTAAAGTTACTATCTCATATCAACATCAGCAGCAGGCCAACAAAGCGAAATACAGACGCATCATTAAAGCTGGAAGATCTGCGTGCTATAAGTTTTGTAACATCATGGAGCCAGCTGAAACAAAGTATTCCAGGGTTTTACGGCGTTGGTACCGCGCTGAATAAAATGAAGAATAGCGGTAATTGGGACGAAATAAAGGAATTATACAACAAATCCGGATTTTTCAAGACAATGGTTGATAACTGCACTATGTCAATGTCGAAATCTGATTTCAGGGTTACGGCCTACCTTGAAAACGATGAAAGGTTTGGACCTTTTTGGAAGATGCTTAAGGATGAATTTGAACTTACCAAGGCTATGTTGCTTGAATTAACCGGAAGTGATGTATTGATGCAGGAGTACCCCGTTGAGCGCCGCTCCATTGCCATTCGCGAACGAATTGTATTACCGCTGGTAATTATACAACACTATGCACTACAGTGTTTAAATGACTGTAATGACGAGGAGTTGATTAAAATTTACAACAAGCTGGTGATCCGCACCGTGTACGGTATTGTTAATGCGGGCAGAAACCTGGCATAA